The genomic segment TCAGGTGTACACACGCATCAGTCAACTCCAGCTCTCTTACctctttgaatttgaaatttctatttaatttgtcttggtatttgtaacacaactattgttttttttctccaatttgcTCAAGGTTATTATGATTTCTAATAATTATCATTAGAAATAATTTGGCCCCTTTCAACCTTGGTTAGAAAGGACCTCCTCTTAGGTGGCACACTATGAGTCCACTGGTGATGGGCCCTGCCAACTAAACAAAAGCTCACCTATAGAGCCAGCTTGACTACACTCCTAATCTACACAGGCCATGAGCAATTATGCCCAAAATCTGACCAAATACTACCTATTCCTCTTCCTCAGgcaaatttgattataatgtctgTTCAGACCCCCTACTGCCTCATGGACCCTGATAGGATTCCCACCTGTCCCCACAATGACAGCTCTGCCCTGGGCAATCGACTTGCAATACCATGGTAATGAAGGTAGTGAAAATAAGTGGAGCTCACCCTTCTTGCTGTGTAGTGTGTCGGCCACAGCTCCCGCGATAGTCTGGCAACTCCAAGCCAGAACTTGCACTACTCTCTGTATACCGCAGTTCAGCGCTGGCCGAAAAACCCAACGGAGTCGCTACAATTTTCTTTAGAAAGCGTTTTTTATGCAACACAATATGTGGTTACAtcggcagtgggtaagtggtacaaactaacgcgtttcgtgcacTTAATGTCTGCACTTCAAAAAACTCTGATGAAGTGCTGACATTAAGGGCATGAAACGTGTTAGAttgtaccacttacccactgccgaTGTAACCACATATTGTGTTGAATAAAAGCCGCTTTCTAAAGAAAACTGTAGCGAATCCGTTGGGTGATTCGGACAGCGCTGAACTGCGGTATACAGAGAGAAACCCCTTGCAATAGCAGGGAATGGACATTTAGGCAGCAGATTCAACTAGGTCAAAACTCATAGTCAAACTATTCTTCAATCCTCTTTTGTTTAGGGAAATCAAATGTTATCGTCATTATTGATAATTTGGATGACAGCAATGACAACGCGAAGGAAAGAATACAGTCGGAGCAAAAGAGTATTAAAGAAAAAGCAGCTGGATTGTTCCTATTCAGTAAAAATGACACAAATACATATTTGAAAAATCTGCTGGAAATTGAGCAGCTTATCAAAAGAAGTTTTCAGATAACAGGTAATTTCTATTACTTTCCAGACTTTTTCCAGTATCTTCGTCGTGCTTTTAAATCCGGTTCTATTGGATGAAAGCATGTGATGTAGATTAAAATTTCAGAGTTCTATGGGGGCTTATAATACATGTTAAAGGGAATGCAATCATTGTGTTACCCCTTCCTAGTGTCaatggtatatttaaaaaaaaaattaaattgcagcAATCAAACTGTTTGACGTCATAACAATGTTCTAAACTCTAACTACTCAGTGCAACTGAATCAATGAGCCAGCTAATCATAAAGGATTGTTTTTATTGCCCACTTGCCTATGGCTACCCAGAAGCtgaagaattatgggaaggcagctGTGCTCTCAGATCCCCCTGTAGCAAGGTTGGAGCACCCCTTATGTGTTTACCCATATGGGACACTCATCATTTGAGAGGCCACATGGAATCAACTCAGCTTGGAATGGAAATTCAGTTCATACAAGGGGGGGGGGATGGGGGGTGCATGGATGGATATTGGTAAACGTGTGTTAACATATATCAACTGCtaacaaataatattttcttgGTAGATCCTCCTTATCGTTTCCAAACTGAAACAGCGACATTGGTAAGATTTTATCCAAGTTGTAATGGTGGGGGGAAAAAGTTGTTTCAAACCTATGCTAATGGAGTTTGTATATTCTGCCAATGTTTCTCTGGGCCCCCTTTAACTCATAACTCTTAACAatatatagttccaggggtacccagggcaaaaataagcactcagcccaaatctccccctaactggccttcagactgggcccccttagctcataacaaggttacagatatatagaaacattggggtaacagtcaccctgctatagttccaggggtacccagggcacaaataagcactcaccccaaatctcccccctaactggccttcagactgggcccccttagctcataacaaggttacagatatatagaaacattggggtaacagtcaccctgctatagttccaggggtacccagggcagttaataagcactcaccccaaatctccccctaactgaccttcagactgggcccccttagctcataaggttacagatatatagaaacattggggtgtccccctgctatagttccaggggtacccagggcacaaataaacactcaccccaaatctccccctaactgaccttcaggctgggcccccttagctcataacaaggttacagaaatatagaaacattggggtaacagtcaccctgctatagttccaggggtacccagggcacaaataagcgctcaccccaaatctcaccctaactggccttcaggctgggcccccttagctcataacaagattacagatatatagaaacattggggtaacactcaccctgctatagttccaggggtacccagggcagttAATAAgcgctcaccccaaatctcaccctaactggccttcaggctgggcccccttagctcataacaaggttacagatatatagaaacattggggtgtcacgctgctatagttccaggggtacccagggcacaaataagcactcaccccaaatctccccctaactggccttcaggctgggcccccttagctcataacaaggttacagatatatagaaacattggggtaacactcaccctgctatagttccagaggtacccagtgCAGTTAATAAGCACTCACTCCTTCAGGCTCTACCCCTTAGtttataacaagattacagataacagatttagggtttattttatactttttctttttcagggttgCTGGTTAAAATCTATGCCATTCCTTGGATTAACTGCACTCGTCCTGTTCTACATATTGGGTGTGCTGTATTACAACATTAAATGTATACCTTGGTAGCAGCTATTTTAATGTATTCAAATAGCTCATTGGTTGTGGCTGATGTAAAAAGCCTATTTCTGATCACTAATAAGATcatatacataaaacataattatacattagtatacataaatacaaagggctaattatatatttatgattagtgatgggcgaataaattcgcctggcacgtcttcgctgtgaatttccaagtttcgtcgccggcgaataaatttgcgcatctcctgtgaaaattcgcctgcgtcaatttccaattttcacaatgtttttgtgaaaacgttagaattgctcgattttttcatgaaaacatttgaatttcaagattctttcatgaactttccgatttcacaatttttccgccatttcgcaaattttgttgGAAATTcccacatttttcggcaaagcgaaacagagaaattcgcccatcactatttattatctattctCCAGATGTAGGGTTTTTGGGACATACCTAAATAAAGGCTCTGGGCAACTAACAAAAAGTAAATCAGGAATACTGATTAATAAGAAGTTACTAAGCTTAGATTaaatgcagatttatcaataatAGGAGAAGGCTTATGTATTGATGTAATCATTTTCAGCGGGTAGTTCCGCGGCAGGATTTGGACACTTCTCCGTCGGCTAAAAAAATGCTGGTGTAGAATACGTACCATGAGCCTGAATGTTATGTTAAAAAGTCAACCAATCATTTTCATGGGAGCTCTGGGTGTTTATTTTAGTTTATAGTGATCTGATTTATGCAAACATCATCTTTAATAACATGTAATAAATATCTATTTCTTAATTGttttgcatttctattttttaatataatggttATTTGAAAAGAAATATGCCTTGGTGTAATACTCAACAAATACTTCTAGGACATAACCAACCTCCTTACCCACCACCCATCAagaattcattaaaggagaattcaacccgtaataaaaaaaaccctccccctaccttgggtagatccccctccctcctcccctcagcctacctgcccccccccccccccgggcaaatgcccctaatttttaactcacccctctgcgcagattctggcctcggagttcatggaagccatcttcttcttctctggcaATCTTCGTGTCTTGACAGCGTTTTCGGCACAtttgcagttggagtaaatttccgtaCCTGAACAACTACGAATGCACCGAAAGTCCAGAgaattttgtgacttttggtgcatgcgcagtggttcgggactGGAACATTACTCCAACTACGCATGTGCCAAAACTTCCCAAAAAGaccaaagaaagaagatggctgccgtgaactccgaggccacaATTTGAATGGAGGGTTGAGTAAAAAattgggggcatttgcccggggtcaGGTAGGctgggggtctacccagggtagggggggtaattacaggttgaattctcctttaagaattctgttgcttcattatacattttacacagcgactacgttttacctgcaactttcatagtaaaactcccaaacttggttgcccttttatttggccaccagtgggatcacatgactatagctggaaagggtagGGGCTACAACGTGGAGCTacttctgtataaactataacaaacaagggaaagttgtgctcaccactaatctttaaaaccattaggcgggggtgcaatgatggtgtgaccacaaaatacatatagacaaatacaagagtcctctgcactcaacccattaccaatatatgggccaataaaagggcaaaaatgtttgggagttttaaccttaaaagcagcaaataagttgcaggtaaaacttagtagctttgtaaaatgtataatgaagcaatagaattcttaatgaatcaaattaaAGTTGAGTTTAGGACTGGctataccagggatgactttaatGTAGTTAGCATGCTGGTACTGCACTAGAGCGTAAACTACTCCTACATCCTACCCTCTTTAACCAATTAATCCTAAAGTTACATTTTATGGTCATTCATACGTTAAtcgaaaattctttggagcaggcactcaataaaggcaatcttccaccaggcaataagtcaaaagaaaaaaaacaggttgtgtccacagccttacgcgtttcgtgttaaaAACACTTAATCACTGGCTATCTTTACAGAGCCATGCCTCAAGTATTTAAACAAAAGTGCAACAAACAGAACAATACATCAATTAACAAATCAACCAGTTATAAGGCTTACCCAAATGCACCAATCACAAGATTAcacccaatatatatttaaaattagtaagaaaatgttctatatataatatatattttttatatatcttctCTACACAAGCGTCACTTTAACGGaaatttcttttgacagagggaaGTCAGTGCTAAGATAAGCTTGGGGAGATAAGTACACAGCATAAAAATAATATAGAGTAGTATGACCCGCTATTTACAATCACTATTTACAATCACCAAATGctgttgttttattaaattactcTGTAAAGTTCATACACCATGTGTATTAATTCACTGGGGGGTACTTACAGACGCTTACTCATATTCTGCGCACAACAAATAAATCCAAGATGAGTTGCCAGATAAGAGATCCCTGCTAGTTGAAAATTGTTGAAAACTGTGTCATTAAATTCAGTTAAGGTGCACCAATATGGCACCTaaaggtaaggccacactgggcgtttagggaagatttagtcgtctggcgactaatcggctcgtctttgcagcgaccaatctccccaaacgccttctctcactctgcgctggctaaaatgaaaaatcacacacaaaagcacacgcggcgattagttttcgtgcaaagtttccttgtgaggccccgaaacgcccagtgtaaCCTTACCCTAAAAAGACAAGGGTGTAATCTTGATCCACCCCACCAAAACTGTGAAAAGTGATTGGGTAAACCTTCTAATTGGTTTATTTGTTAATTGATGTATTGTTCGGATAGGTGCACTTTTGTTTAAATACTTGAGGCATGGCTCTGTAaagatagcctatgattaagtgaaATGTAacactaaactttttttttagtaaaaaatctATTCTACCCTGCACTAAGATAAGCTCTGTCATGCACATAGTTTACCACttataatgctttattaaaaaaaacacgataTAACTCTGCTTCTGGTCTTCTGCATAAAGGCGATGGGGCGACATTCCCTCTGCAAGATCAAACATGCGTCACTCAACATCTGCTCCTAGCCTACTTCTGGCCAAACCGGAAGTTTAATGTTACTGCTGTATGGAGGATTTTTTCAGCTGCCTAGTAATATATCTCCATCTTCATTTAATTCAGGTACTGGGAGATTGTGCGTGTgggcagtgtttttctttttgcaaagaCTGCGATGACCTGTGTGCTTCAGAGATAAATAAGTCTGACGCACGAAACAGGGCAGCCGAAAAATTCTCCAGCTGTATCAATTGATGTTCGGTTTGAGCAGAGTTCAGGCTAGGAGATGTTGAGTGCCGCATGTTTGATCTTGCAGAGGGAATGTCGGCCCATCGCCTTTATGCAGAAGACTGGAAGCAGAgttatatcatgttttttttagggatgcaccgaatccactattttggattcggccgaacccatcgctaaagattcggccgaatactaaaccaaatcttaatttgcatatgcaaattaggggtaggaaaggggaacatttttacttccttgttttgtgacaaaagtcatgattcccctccctgtccctaaattgcatatgcaaattaggattcggttttgccgggcagaaggattcggccgaatcctgctgaaaaaggccgaatcccgaaccgaatcctggattcggtgcattcctagttttttttttttaataaagcattgcaaGTGGTAAACTTTGTGCAGGACAGAGCTTCTAAGTGCAGGGTAGAATagattttttactaaaatatttttagtgttacatttcctttaagtgtttgtaacacaaaatgCGTAAAGGCTTTggacacaatatactgttttttcactttgaactaattgcctggtggaagattgcctttgagtgcctgctccaaagtaaTTTCGTTTTGTCCGCTTCCCGTGTTGAGGGCTCAGGCCGGTGCGCCTGGGCCTCTTCCtctatgtggtgagtaatcacttacAATTTGGAGATCCTATCCTCAGATTTATTCATACGTTAATCCCTTTCTTAGACCCTTTGTTATTTACCTTCCAGTCTGCCAGCCAagccactgtctggttgctatggatccTAACATAGTTGTGATCAATAGGTTGTTTCaatggataaattaaaaaaaaaaaaaaaaagtctataagtTGACCTGCCCTTTTTTCACAGGTGCTCTCTGATTTGCCCTCATACCACTATCAAATTATCTTTGCCTGCAACACTGCCTCACTCAATATGAAGGTTATTTCGTATCCCTAAACAGCCAGAACACCACTAATGCATTTATTAGGCAAAgaaaactttttgttttgttctcaAAATCGTATCTCAGAGCACTCACTTTAGGTTTTTCAAAATTTGTCCTTGGCTTATGTTTTAGTGATTACATCATGCATACTCCATTATACGCCTCACGaggtataaatattttattccaaagcTTAAAATACACTGAATGTATAGCCTTGTACTCATTGATAGAAAGATGTTATCCTAACACTAGAAACCACAGCAAGATTCAGTTCGCCCTGAGCCGACTGTCCACTGCACTTAAGGGAGAAACGAAAACTAAAGGGGAACTGAAACTGAGAGAACATATCCTGTATTTGTATGTGCACTAGCAATGAGGCAGTGCAGTCAGTGGGGTGAGGCTCAGGGCAGAGAAGCAGAAATAATGCAATGGATGAGACATGGAAGCTGGTGAGTCTGTCAGTGAGAAGGTTGAGCCTCGGCAGATGAACTGTGTAACAGTATGTTGACTGCAGCGAGTAGTGAGTAGTGATCCCAAGGAGAACGTCGGCTCATGAAGAAGCCTTTATTTAACGAAGAGGTCGACTCCACGAGAATGCTCAGAGGAAGGTTGGTGGAGAAACTGCGGTCAGCTTCTACAGAAGTCTGACCACAGAATAGTGTCCACAAGGGAGGCTCAGCGCATGAGCAGGCTGTGTTTGGGGCCATCCACACGCTCCAGCTTTTCAAAGTGCTTCCTGGCATTGCGGATATTGATTAGAGTTGCAGCAGAGGCTGTTGGAGAGAACAGAAGTATCTCAGTCAACGACAGGGCAATAGATATCAGCATAGACAGAATATGTAGAAAAAGTAGTTGAACCTTAATTGGAATAACAGCAGAAAAAGGAGAAGCAAAATTCTAGACTCACGGATTGAGGGGTCCGACATCACGACCATCACGTAGGTGTTCGAGGTAAATATGTCAATGAAGGCAGCGAAGTTGGAATTTCGCACCTCCATACTCTGGAAGGAGGCGGCCAGTTTGCTGTGATAAACAAGTATAAGGCATTGCCATGAATCTTAACAAATTCACACAGAAGAAAACAGGAGGGCGGGTATCCTTCATTAAGTCTCTCACCTGCAGCTGAGCTTGAACTGCTTAATTATATTGCTGATCTTTTCAAATCTGTGGATGTCCCGTTGTTCTTTACACTGGTAATGGGAAATGACCTAAGAAACAACATTAGTAAATACAAGTTCATATAGGATTACACACCTACTCCCGGGTCTCTCCTCTCACCAGAAACGTAGCCCTCTCAAACAGCAGCACCTCATCAGCCTCAATGATCTGAGCGAAATTCCGCAGGTTGGACTCCAGCTGCTGAACATTGGGAATGAGCTGATAGACTATACTGGACCATGCCTGCGGGAAACAGTAACACAAAGGAGAGAATATTAGGCAATCGAGAACCCCTGGATCACATGACTATGTAAGCAGGAAATTCAAATGTTGTCAGAGATCTGTAGAATAAGTAAAGCTTGCGCCATGTAATCGAGGGTTACAAATACCTTGTACAGAGTTTCATCCCAGATAGAAGTCCTAAAGCAGGCACAGTCTAAAGGCCGGGACAGGCGTCTGAGATCCTCCTCCCGCTCTTTAAATATCTAATTTACGAAGGGGAACAAAAGAATAAGGACAGATTTATcccgactttttccaattatgcAAAGCAGACGCACAATACGGCAGTGGctaattaaaggggtgattcacctttagcgtaacttttattatgttatagaatgaccaattctaagcaacttttcaattatagttatttgtctttttcttctgattctttgcaggtttcaaatgggcgtcgctgtcaccttttaaaaaacaaatgctctgtaaggctacaaatgtattgttattgttactttttattactcatctttctattcaggcctctcctattcatattccagtcacttattcaaatcaatgcatggttgctaggggaatttggaccctagttaccagattgcttaaaatgcaaattgaagagctgctgaataaaaagctaaataactccaaaaccttcaataataaaaaatgaaaactaattgcaaattatttcagaatatcactctctacattatactaaaagttatctcaaaggtgatcaacccctttaaaggtgaaaacaaGCCCAAGAAAATTAAAAAGTCCTCAgtgatttattatgtattatatagtgaataaagtaccccctcttgtaaaatataaggatattataagtcatcgaggagttccatgaccatataaaaacacgaggcagaaggctgagtgcttttatacaggtcaaggaactctgaggtaacttctaatatcctcatattttccaacaagagggggtactttatttattataatacacacattttagtgagtcatgtgacaaaaatgacatcacggtttataactgatgacatcactagtcactgtatAAGAATAAAATTGACAGGATACTCATGCCTTTTCTGTTTTATATGGTTAtgatatataatagaatataaaaGGACAAGTAGGCATTCATTcttaaaattacatgcactggtacaactggtgtgtttggttcagacactcttctatagtttatataaacaagctgctgtgtagccatgggggcagccattcaagcacagaatacacagtagataacagataagtactactatagtttatataaacaagctgctgtgtagccatgggggcagccattcaagtacaggatacacagtagataacagataagtactactatagtttaaataaacaagctgctgtgtaaccatgggggcagccattcaagcacaggatacacagtagataacagacaagtactactatagtttatataaacaagctgctgtgtagccatgggggcagccattcaagcacaggatacacagtagatagcagataagatagcagataagtactactatagtttatataaacaaactgctgtgtagccatggggacagccattcaagcacaggatacacagtagataacagataagtactactatagtttatataaacaagctgctgtgtagccatgggggcagccattcaagcacagaatacacagtagataacagataagtactactatagtttatataaacaagctgctgtgtagccatgggggcagccattcaagcacagaatacacagtagataacagaaactctatagtatacaatgggattcttcagaacttatgttatctactgtgtatcctgtgcttgaatggctgcccccatggctacacagcagcttgtttatataaattatagttgtttctgaagcaaacacacccgctGTTCTagtgcagtacaacagtacattatatagtccttcctttaaaccattttaaattttggtgttaatgttcctttaaaaatccaccatctttacttattttgcttcctttccACTTACAAGGTCCCGCTGGTCCTCCTGCACCAAGTCCATCTTGTGCACCAGGCAGAAGACTTTGGCATCAGGAGAGTTCTGCAGGATGGCTTCTAGGCAGGACTGATAGTAATGCATGTCCTTCTCCAGCTCTCTGCTCTCCACGTCAAACACGTAGATGAGGACCTCCACGTTGCGGAAGATGTTATCTCTTTGGCTGGTGAAGTAGTTTTCCATAAAGGTGTCCTGCCTGGGAGCGGAGAATCGGAGTTGGTACTATGACTGTGCTAATACAATTCCACCCTGAAGGTTCTACTTGGTCTCCTTGCACTTTATTCTTTAACTTACCCACCGCAGTCCCACAGGTTCAGTACCAAGTTGCCCAAGAAACGCACATGAGAGTGCTCAACATCAACTGCAAGATGAGGAAAATGAAGATTACACTATATACACGGAAAATTAAGTTATAGCCACAATTTTTATGTTGGTCATTTTCCGTTTCAAGAAGAAAGTCAATCTTCCTCTTATTATAGTTGTTCTCAGCAAAAAGATTAGTAATAACTATTATCCCCTATTGTCCAGGGGAGGAAAAAGATTGCCGACTTTCCTAAATAAAGGGTTGAAATGGATAGGGCCCAGAACTTGGGACCATATAAAAGGAGATGAAAAAAatggagatggaaaaaaaaaaagcattgacatTATTTATGGGGGGAAATCAGTGTTTTGCTAAAGGAACAAGGAGGGTCC from the Xenopus laevis strain J_2021 chromosome 9_10L, Xenopus_laevis_v10.1, whole genome shotgun sequence genome contains:
- the LOC121398246 gene encoding uncharacterized protein LOC121398246, with product MFRTKTVGIFTREDAEVYKWLTDCLLDLSCVKNTESFPISNSNWSFKEDVNKCTFAILYHSQTRGRINVTDVTDSLYDKELDYLSNTLGKSNVIVIIDNLDDSNDNAKERIQSEQKSIKEKAAGLFLFSKNDTNTYLKNLLEIEQLIKRSFQITDPPYRFQTETATLGCWLKSMPFLGLTALVLFYILGVLYYNIKCIPW
- the rraga.L gene encoding Ras-related GTP binding A L homeolog; this translates as MPSSVMKKKVLLMGKSGSGKTSMRSIIFANYIARDTRRLGATIDVEHSHVRFLGNLVLNLWDCGGQDTFMENYFTSQRDNIFRNVEVLIYVFDVESRELEKDMHYYQSCLEAILQNSPDAKVFCLVHKMDLVQEDQRDLIFKEREEDLRRLSRPLDCACFRTSIWDETLYKAWSSIVYQLIPNVQQLESNLRNFAQIIEADEVLLFERATFLVISHYQCKEQRDIHRFEKISNIIKQFKLSCSKLAASFQSMEVRNSNFAAFIDIFTSNTYVMVVMSDPSIPSAATLINIRNARKHFEKLERVDGPKHSLLMR